A genome region from Macrotis lagotis isolate mMagLag1 unplaced genomic scaffold, bilby.v1.9.chrom.fasta BILBYCTG161, whole genome shotgun sequence includes the following:
- the LOC141504124 gene encoding uncharacterized protein LOC141504124, protein MSDSIGILSDDADGKLEETGEKAVPGQKKITEKEIKEVIQQMGSLRVYGPVVQAASADCDDTQKKEKEHPGAAAEHEAKAGPVVRPKAGVFSYHPKIFMGLSTNQRKYVHKDGLLPKGTELSDCLKVNCPDCFYQFHRCNSKKCGATCHRNHKWVYTKTEDESGNLVSQSFPRGPEATNVAALQLPKMNAPSKMSAKKKNVVVRKSESLGKKEVLKDVVHPEFEVKMEAMIASTQEKLAALEIKDGASGSSSKAVDQANVCGKVIQEEHEVKVEAKIASDQRKTWKKNEEQRATASSVQANPDDQPGPNSQIASRIKTGRGGQIPSHVQLRTPNHLGSRHKAGFHGQIGTNDQSGTDDQIDQVIPQDQTSSQEGTCSCDCVRRCGRGRGRGRGRGRGRGRGRGRCHHCGHSTANSTNGSVFPNVTGSPDGAGSPGVPASSRIPVSHSSTRSHSRGRPRGRGTSYSQAMSNVQVRPSAQAECSMQAASYADGDSYMQIIPHPQGGAYAQTRARSQARLRAQADSHDEAGAYAQNDPETAQLPMKLPRGKKGMSKYDKKGRLTLNREDLCDCLERECVGCFYPCPKCQSTKCGPTCRRNRKWIYEAITSEDGEVISTFPFPHAKC, encoded by the exons ATGAGTGATAGCATTGGAATACTAAGTGATGACGCTGATGGCAAACTAGAGGAAACTGGGGAAAAGGCAGTCCCTGGTCAAAAGAAGATAACagagaaggaaatcaaagaagtCATCCAGCAAATGGGATCCTTGAGAGTGTATGGTCCAGTTGTCCAGGCAGCCTCTGCTGATTGTGATGATACccagaagaaggagaaagagcaCCCAGGCGCAGCAGCTGAGCATGAGGCAAAAGCTGGCCCAGTAGTGCGCCCAAAGGCTGGTGTGTTTTCATACCATCCTAAAATTTTCATGGGGCTCAGCACAAACCAGAGAAAATATGTCCATAAAGACGGGCTGCTTCCCAAGGGTACTGAATTGTCTGATTGCCTGAAGGTAAATTGTCCAGACTGCTTCTACCAATTCCACAGATGTAACTCAAAGAAATGTGGGGCCACGTGTCACCGGAATCACAAATGGGTGTACACCAAGACTGAGGATGAATCCGGTAACCTG GTCTCGCAGTCATTTCCAAGAGGTCCCGAGGCCACAAATGTAGCTGCCTTGCAGTTACCCAAAATGAATGCACCCTCTAAAATGTCTGCGAAAAAGAAGAATGTGGTTGTGAGGAAATCTGAGAGCCTGGGGAAGAAGGAGGTGCTGAAAGACGTGGTTCATCCTGAGTTTGAGGTGAAAATGGAGGCCATGATAGCAAGTACCCAAGAGAAGTTGGCTGCCCTTGAGATCAAAGATGGGGCCAGTGGTTCCAGCAGCAAGGCTGTCGACCAAGCTAATGTCTGTGGAAAGGTGATCCAAGAGGAGCATGAGGTGAAAGTGGAGGCCAAGATAGCAAGTGACCAGAGGAAGacttggaagaaaaatgaagagcagAGAGCAACAGCATCCAGTGTCCAGGCCAACCCTGATGACCAGCCCGGGCCAAACAGCCAGATCGCCTCCCGCATCAAGACTGGCCGCGGTGGCCAGATTCCCTCTCATGTCCAGCTGAGAACCCCCAATCATTTGGGTTCCCGCCACAAGGCAGGCTTCCATGGCCAGATTGGCACCAATGACCAGAGTGGCACTGATGACCAGATCGATCAGGTCATCCCCCAGGACCAGACCAGTTCACAGGAGGGAACCTGCAGCTGTGACTGTGTACGCAGATGTGGTCGTGGCCGTGGCCGTGGGCGTGGGCGTGGGCGTGGCCGAGGTCGTGGGCGTGGCCGTTGCCACCATTGTGGCCATAGTACTGCCAATTCAACCAATGGCAGTGTTTTTCCTAATGTCACTGGTTCTCCTGATGGTGCTGGTTCCCCTGGGGTCCCTGCTTCTTCTAGAATCCCTGTTTCCCATAGCAGTACCAGGTCCCATAGCCGAGGTCGCCCTCGTGGCCGGGGCACTTCCTACAGTCAGGCAATGTCCAATGTCCAAGTCAGGCCCTCTGCCCAAGCTGAGTGCTCTATGCAAGCTGCCTCCTATGCAGATGGTGATTCCTACATGCAAATCATCCCCCATCCACAAGGTGGCGCTTATGCCCAAACCAGAGCTCGCTCCCAAGCTAGGTTGCGCGCCCAAGCAGACTCCCATGATGAAGCTGGGGCCTATGCCCAAAATGATCCTGAAACGGCTCAACTTCCCATGAAGCTCCCACGAGGCAAGAAAGGCATGAGTAAGTATGACAAGAAAGGCAGACTGACGCTGAATAGGGAAGACCTCTGTGACTGCCTGGAGAGAGAGTGCGTGGGCTGCTTCTACCCATGCCCCAAGTGTCAGTCTACCAAGTGTGGACCCACCTGCCGCCGCAATCGGAAATGGATTTACGAGGCCATTACCAGTGAGGATGGAGAAGTGATCAGCACCTTTCCATTTCCCCATGCCAA GTGTTAA